From Brassica rapa cultivar Chiifu-401-42 chromosome A06, CAAS_Brap_v3.01, whole genome shotgun sequence:
CTATCAAAGTCTTACTCTGATCTTCATCAGCTTTGCAAGAGAATAAACAATCATCAGcgaaaagaagatgatgaatagAGGGACCGTGCTCCCCAAATCTCAGACCTGACAATCTGTTCTCCCTTTCAGCCTTTGACAGCAAATGAGTTAAACCCTCCGTACACAGCACAAACAGAAAAGGGGATAGGGGATCTCCCTGCCTAAGACCCCTTTTAGGCGTAATCATTCCATGAGGCTGGTCATTAATCAGAATTGAATACGTTACTGTGGTGACGCATTTCATGATCAAGTTAACCCATCTCTCATTGAATCCAAGCGCTAGCAGGAGTGATCTCAAATAACCCCATTCCACTCTGTCAAAAGCCTTTGACATATCTGTCTTTACCACCATAAAGTCTGAAGCAAACGAGCCTGAAGCCCCTAGCGAGTGAACTAACTCGTGCGCAATGGTGATGTTGTCAGACATCAGTCTCTAGGAGACAAATGCAGACTGCGTTGGAGAGATCAAGACCTGCAACCAAGGCTGAAGTCTTCTGACCATAATCTTTGAAACAATCTTGTAGATCACCGAACAAAGACTAATAGGTCTTAAATCTGAAACTGTCTTTGGATCTGCAATCTTAGGGATCAGACACAAGTGTGTGTAATTCCATTCCTTTGGTAGAATACCAAAGTTAAAGAATTTCTGCACCTCCGCTATCACTTGCTCTTCAATGATAGTCCAGAATTTCTGAAAGAAAAGGGCTGACATACCGTCAGGGCCTGGAGCTTTCGTCGGATTTATTGAAAAAACCGCTTCTTTGATTTCCAAATTCGTCACAGGTCTCAACAGATCCATGTTTAGTTGATCAGAAACTCTTGGTTGCATATCGTTGAACCAGTCAGTAAATGGAGCAGGGTTCGTTGACCTGAAGAGATTTCTGAAAAAGTCTACTGCAACTTCACCCTTAGCAGCCTCTGAGAAGACCTCCTCTCCCTCGGCGTTGACAAGCTTGTCAATGTTATTCCTTGCACGAGCAGCGTTCACAGAGATGTGAAAAAAATGAGAGTTACGATCCCCTCGACTAAGCCATTTGTCTCTGCTCTTCTGCCACCAGTATGTCTCTTCATCTCTCTGGGCCTTAACCAGATCTTCTTTCAGCAATCGAATTCGAGCAGTTGATTGTTGTAAAGCTGATTGTTCATGCTCCAGAGCAGCTTCAGCTTGGTGAATTCTATCGCCTGAATTCATGTTTGAATGCTTCTTTAGACCGCTTAGAGATCTTCTGCAAGCTTTTAGAGCCTTTGAGACTGAGCCCAAACCGTTACTTGTAGCAAAATCCTAGGCATTTGCCACACTATCATGAACCCCTTCTACCTCCAAGAATCTTCTATCAAACCGGAACCAACCTCTATACTTTTCTTGGCTTTCAATCAGATGTATAAGAACAGGCCTGTGATCCGATCCACGCTTATCTAAAAACGTCTGGTTAGAGCAAGGAAACTTCTTGAACCAAGCCCTGTTTCCAAAACATCTGTCTAGTCTGGTATGAACCCAAGAGTTACTCCTTAACCCGCTCCAAGTAAAACCGTTCCCATGACTCTGAAGCTCTTCTAGCTTACAAGCATTAATCATTTGATTGAAAGGAGCGAAGGACTCATCTTGTCTCCAGACACCACCCGTCTTTTCTCCGTTATgcaaaatatcattaaaatcacCAAAGACGCAAAAGCTTTCCTTTCTATTCACACCTATTCTACTGATCCTTTCCCAGAGATCGACCCTTCTTTTATAATGCGTCGGCCCATAGATACAAGACGCAAAAAAAGAGGTGTCGCCAAACTGAATTATACAATCAACCAAGTTCTTATGCACATCCAGAAACTTTATATTTACAGATTTCTTCCAAAAAATAGCCAAACCCCCAGCATGTCCAACAGGATCCACCGTATATACATGATCATAGCCCAACCAGACCTGAAGGTCAACCAAAACATTCCTAGTATTCATAGTTTCCATAAGCAGTAGCACCTCAGGGAAACGTTTTTGACGCATTTCCCTAAGGCGTTGAATTGTCAGACCCTGAGGCCGCCCCAGGCCCTGACAATTCCAGGAGATAATGCTCATTGAGGCTTCGGCGGTCCCTCCATTGGGACCACCCTTGATTCTTTGAGTCGCGCCATTTTGTCACCCTTCAAAATAGCGTCTCCCGCCTTTCTTTTAGAACCGAGCTTCTCTGTTCCTTCGTTTTCACCGTAGAGCTGGTGAAGAATTCCTGATGACTGACCTTGTTGTTCACGTCTTTTCTTGATGTAAGGTCTTCTCCTCGATTTAGAGCTTTTGTGGACAACCCCGGATGGCTTGGACACAAAGTATCCAGGACCATATTCCGTAGAGTTCCCATGTAAGCTTGCTGTCGAATCATGACCTCTCTCTGACACCCTTGACGAGGAAGGTTCATGAGGAAGGAAGGCCTGATGAACAATACTCCCAAGATCCGCATTTCTATCTGATACCCTCAAATCTTCCCAGCGATGAACCAAGCTACCAGCGATATTAGCTTTGATTGCAGAAGCCATCAGTTTGTCAGCAGAATCTTTGGCTTCCAATCTTGGCTCAGCGGAAGTATTAAGGTCGAAATCATAGACAACACCTTTTCCTTTGTCAATTTGATTGGTAAAGGTCGGAGCAGTTTCTAAGCGCAACATTGTCTTCTGCAGAAAAGGGTCTTTCTCCGCTTCAGCTACTGATGATCTGACCCGGTCAATTCTAATCTTCTTATCTTCCTCTGTTGCCATTAATAAATATCTTCTCATTTCTTCCAAAACCTCTGGCGCTATTTTCCTTCTTCCTGTCATCTTGCAAATTCCAACTTGATCTTCAGAAAGAACCCCAAACAGAGGATCGTCTTGATGCAAGATGACTTCATTTCTGTGACTGTCCATGATAACCCGCTCACTCCTCAGAGCAGCAGCCTCCCGTCGATTCCTATTCAGAAGTGGACAAATATCTTTTTTGTGGTTCAATCTTTGACATTCATAGCATCGCTTTCTTATTCTCTCATAGTTAAAGAGAACCACTGCAGAGCCTCCCTCCGGAAGATTGACAACTTTTGATTTCCGTAGTGGTCTGGAGACATCGAAACGTACTTGGATCCTTACATAGTCTTGCACTTGTGGCTTGTCAGGATCAAAAGCCACCACCTTGACTGCACCTATCTTCTCACCAAGAGCGGTAATAGCTTCCTTCGTATAATAATTGACAGGGAGATTTCTGATTTGAACCCATAAAGGGATGAATTGTAAGTAATCCTCAGGGGGCTTCTCCACCCATCGATCAATCGCTAAAGTCCAGTCGTTGAAGGTATGAACACCTTTTTCTAGAACCTCCAGCAGATCATGTTCATGATCGAAAACAAACTGGAACCGTTCCTTGGACAAAGCTATTCCTCTAACTTTCCCTTGCTTCTGCCACGTTCTTGGCATCTCGCGAATCAAACCCGGCATCTTCTGGCAGTCTGGATTAAGAATCCTTCCGATAATACTTCGGGAGTTCCTTTCACACGATTTGTACTGAGGAAGATCAGGCATATCGAACGGTTCATCTTCCTCTTCCAACGATAGAGCCATCAACGCTTTATCCATAGCGTATGACATCTTGATTTTACAGAAATTTCTGAAAATTTAACTTCTCCGCCGGTAAAAGTTATGAACAAACCCTAGATTTTTGAAGATTACACCGCAAAACTACCAGAAGAGATAAGTTTTGTGGTGGACGTGTCACTTTTTAGAAAGACAGCTGTGCTCCACTCACTAAAAAAGGATACTTAGCGAGAGAGAAACTAAAGCCCAAAAAAGGGAAAACTCTAAATCCAATCAGGCAATTATTACGTGAACATGGCCTTCCTTTTTAATTCCTTGCAAGTTGATGAAACAATGAGTGAAATGACGAAGGTTTTCCCGTGGATACTTTGGTATTTATGGAAAAACAGGAATCACTTGCTATTTGAAGGTTTTTTGTTCGACAGTGAGCATTTGGGAAACAAAGCTCGAGAGGAAACCCGTTTATGGTATGTAGCTCAGAATTTGGAAAGGAGGGCAGATGATCATAGGGATCCATCTATCCAATCCCCAGTTGCTTGGAAGTGCCCTCTGGTGGATTTCCTCAAGTGCAATATTGGTTTCAAAtgggagaagaaaaagaaaattgcaGGGGCGGCTTGGGTAGTGAGAGACTCATCAGGTACAGTTCTTCTCCATAGCAGACGGTCTTTTGGGGAAGTGGAATCGAAAAGTGAAGCCCAATTTGTCAGTGTTGCTTGGGCTATTGAAAGCATGAAGAATCACAGATACTTAAAGGTACACTTTGCTTTTGAAGGAAGAATGCTAGTAAATGCCATCATCAGACCTCGCGAATGGCCTTCCTTCAAGTTCAAAGTGATGGAAATCAGATTATTACTAAGGAATTTTTTGGCTTCGCGGGTGCTCTGTGAATCGTTTGAAGCTAACAGAGGAGCACGCCTTATAGCTACTAGTGCAGTTCAGGACTTCAGATTTCAATCCTACGTTGCAACTGGTGCACCTCGATGGTGCTCTCATGTTTTTTGATGTTTATATACCTCCTTTGGTTAGTCT
This genomic window contains:
- the LOC103851757 gene encoding uncharacterized protein LOC103851757, whose protein sequence is MSYAMDKALMALSLEEEDEPFDMPDLPQYKSCERNSRSIIGRILNPDCQKMPGLIREMPRTWQKQGKVRGIALSKERFQFVFDHEHDLLEVLEKGVHTFNDWTLAIDRWVEKPPEDYLQFIPLWVQIRNLPVNYYTKEAITALGEKIGAVKVVAFDPDKPQVQDYVRIQVRFDVSRPLRKSKVVNLPEGGSAVVLFNYERIRKRCYECQRLNHKKDICPLLNRNRREAAALRSERVIMDSHRNEVILHQDDPLFGVLSEDQVGICKMTGRRKIAPEVLEEMRRYLLMATEEDKKIRIDRVRSSVAEAEKDPFLQKTMLRLETAPTFTNQIDKGKGVVYDFDLNTSAEPRLEAKDSADKLMASAIKANIAGSLVHRWEDLRVSDRNADLGSIVHQAFLPHEPSSSRVSERGHDSTASLHGNSTEYGPGYFVSKPSGVVHKSSKSRRRPYIKKRREQQGQSSGILHQLYGENEGTEKLGSKRKAGDAILKGDKMARLKESRVVPMEGPPKPQ